A window of Planctomycetota bacterium contains these coding sequences:
- the sppA gene encoding signal peptide peptidase SppA, which translates to MARRLIPLLWPLLTGCFIFTSVDVNLAPRLRRYVERTVSEAPDAEGKIALIEIEGVIADEAEAGLLQARDSLLVSVVEKLRKAEEDPEVKAVVLRVDSPGGGVTASDILHREIREFKARKKVPVVAMLMDLAASGGYYVAVAGDRIVAHPTTVTGSIGVVALHVSLAGLLEKIGVRVETLKSGPLKDMVSPFRGLGDEERRVLQRLIDQMHERFVAVVTEGRKGLLTEAEVRRVADGRILSAPQAMEARLVDRVGYLEQALEEARGMAGIRAARVVMYSRDPQAAENVYSQPRAHAEPAFGSLEWARGFLGVRLYYLWEPYLLGR; encoded by the coding sequence ATGGCACGCCGGCTGATTCCGCTGCTCTGGCCGCTTCTGACGGGCTGCTTCATCTTCACGAGCGTGGACGTCAACCTCGCGCCGCGCCTGCGCCGCTACGTGGAGCGCACGGTGTCGGAGGCGCCGGACGCGGAAGGCAAGATCGCCCTCATCGAAATCGAGGGGGTCATCGCGGACGAGGCGGAGGCGGGCCTCCTTCAGGCGAGGGACTCCCTTCTCGTCTCCGTGGTCGAGAAGCTCAGGAAGGCGGAGGAGGATCCGGAAGTGAAGGCGGTGGTCCTGCGCGTGGACAGCCCCGGCGGCGGGGTCACCGCGAGCGACATCCTCCACCGGGAGATCCGCGAGTTCAAGGCGCGCAAGAAGGTGCCCGTCGTGGCGATGCTCATGGATCTGGCCGCCTCGGGCGGGTACTACGTGGCGGTGGCGGGCGACCGCATCGTGGCCCATCCCACCACCGTCACGGGCTCCATCGGCGTCGTCGCGCTGCACGTGTCGCTGGCGGGACTGCTCGAGAAAATCGGCGTCCGCGTGGAAACGCTCAAGAGCGGGCCGCTCAAGGACATGGTTTCGCCCTTCCGGGGGCTGGGAGACGAAGAGCGGCGCGTGCTGCAGCGGCTCATCGACCAGATGCACGAGCGGTTTGTGGCCGTCGTGACCGAAGGCCGCAAGGGGCTCCTCACCGAGGCGGAGGTCCGTCGGGTGGCCGACGGGCGGATCCTGAGCGCGCCCCAGGCGATGGAAGCGCGGCTCGTGGATCGCGTGGGCTATCTCGAGCAGGCGCTCGAGGAGGCGCGCGGGATGGCCGGGATCCGCGCCGCCCGGGTCGTCATGTACAGCCGCGATCCGCAGGCCGCGGAGAACGTTTACTCGCAGCCCCGGGCGCACGCGGAACCGGCCTTCGGAAGCCTGGAATGGGCCCGCGGATTCCTCGGCGTGCGGCTCTATTATCTCTGGGAGCCGTATCTTCTGGGACGCTGA
- a CDS encoding sigma-54 dependent transcriptional regulator produces the protein MDKPAVLVVDDDESFRQLVADRLARTGHRVVAAAGGAQALSLLDGVDVALVDLLMPGMDGLALLRRIREARPDVAVVILTGHGTVETAVEAMKAGAADYLQKPCSLAEVELRVAQAVQRRRLERENVQLRATLRHERGAAEIVGTSPAMRRVMELIRKVKDSASPVLIQGESGTGKELVARALHFDSVRRDFPFVAVNCATLQENLLESELFGHRAGAFTGAAADKRGLLEIADRGTLFVDEIAETHPNVQAKLLRVLETGEFRPVGDVRERKADVRLVAATNKDLRAEVARGRFREDLFYRLDVVTILLPPLRERKEDIPLLARHYLLRRGRTISDGAVAALLAHDWPGNVRELFNVLERAVLFDPSGRIESVEIPSAAARPAPRGGTLEEIEIAHIRRVLESVQWNVSRAAEILGMSRRSLHRKINQYNLHRHGGA, from the coding sequence ATGGACAAGCCGGCCGTTCTCGTGGTCGACGACGACGAGAGCTTCCGCCAGCTCGTGGCCGACCGTCTGGCGCGGACGGGCCACCGCGTGGTGGCCGCGGCCGGGGGCGCCCAGGCGCTGTCGCTCCTGGACGGCGTGGACGTGGCGCTCGTGGACCTGCTCATGCCCGGGATGGACGGCCTGGCGCTTCTGCGGCGCATCCGCGAGGCGCGCCCCGACGTGGCCGTGGTGATCCTGACGGGGCACGGGACGGTCGAGACCGCCGTCGAGGCCATGAAGGCCGGGGCGGCGGATTATCTTCAGAAGCCCTGCTCGCTGGCGGAGGTGGAGCTCCGGGTCGCGCAGGCCGTGCAGCGGCGGCGTCTCGAGCGCGAGAACGTCCAGCTCCGCGCGACCTTGCGTCACGAGCGGGGGGCGGCGGAGATCGTCGGGACGAGCCCGGCCATGCGGCGCGTCATGGAGCTGATCCGAAAGGTGAAGGACAGCGCCTCGCCCGTCCTCATCCAGGGCGAAAGCGGCACCGGCAAGGAGCTCGTCGCGCGGGCTCTGCATTTCGACAGCGTCCGGCGCGATTTCCCCTTCGTGGCGGTCAACTGCGCCACGCTGCAGGAGAACCTCCTGGAAAGCGAGCTTTTCGGCCACCGGGCGGGCGCGTTCACGGGGGCCGCCGCCGACAAGCGGGGCCTCCTCGAGATCGCCGACCGCGGAACCCTGTTCGTCGACGAAATCGCCGAGACCCATCCCAACGTGCAGGCCAAGCTGCTGCGCGTCCTCGAGACGGGCGAGTTTCGCCCCGTGGGCGACGTGCGCGAGCGCAAGGCGGACGTGCGGCTGGTGGCGGCCACGAACAAGGATCTGCGGGCCGAGGTCGCCCGCGGCCGCTTCCGCGAGGATCTTTTCTACCGGCTCGACGTCGTCACGATTCTTCTGCCGCCCCTGCGGGAGCGCAAGGAGGACATTCCGCTCCTGGCGCGGCACTACCTCCTGCGGCGGGGCCGGACGATCTCGGACGGGGCGGTCGCCGCCCTCCTGGCCCACGACTGGCCGGGCAACGTCCGGGAGCTTTTCAACGTCCTGGAGCGCGCCGTCCTCTTCGACCCGTCCGGAAGGATCGAGTCCGTGGAGATCCCCTCCGCCGCCGCCCGCCCCGCGCCTCGCGGCGGCACGCTCGAGGAGATCGAGATCGCCCACATCCGCCGGGTGCTCGAGAGCGTCCAGTGGAACGTCTCGCGCGCGGCCGAGATCCTGGGGATGTCCCGCCGGAGCCTCCACCGCAAGATCAACCAGTACAACCTGCACCGCCACGGCGGAGCGTGA
- a CDS encoding tetratricopeptide repeat protein → MSFLDRLRGGSGSARAGLNPIVQKVPLPAAPPRPSQARPAARPAPPAAVSPPVRDAAPETSGSPPPPPSEALSHFRRGLLYQAAGDHARAVEEFNRALAQDPAAAEAYASRGISREFLGDLAGARADYARSIELEVKAEIRRQARAVEDVPP, encoded by the coding sequence ATGAGCTTCTTGGACCGTCTGCGGGGCGGGTCGGGATCGGCCCGCGCCGGACTGAATCCCATCGTTCAGAAGGTTCCGCTGCCGGCGGCGCCGCCGCGTCCCTCGCAGGCGCGTCCCGCGGCCAGGCCCGCCCCGCCGGCGGCTGTTTCTCCGCCCGTGCGGGACGCGGCGCCGGAGACGTCGGGTTCGCCTCCCCCGCCGCCTTCCGAAGCCCTTTCTCATTTCCGCCGCGGGCTTCTGTACCAGGCGGCCGGCGATCATGCGCGGGCGGTCGAGGAATTCAATCGGGCTCTTGCGCAGGATCCGGCGGCCGCCGAAGCGTACGCGAGCCGGGGCATCTCGCGCGAGTTTCTCGGCGACCTGGCCGGAGCGCGGGCGGATTATGCGCGGTCGATCGAATTGGAAGTGAAGGCGGAGATTCGACGCCAAGCCCGAGCGGTCGAAGACGTCCCTCCCTGA
- a CDS encoding cytochrome b N-terminal domain-containing protein, with translation MAKKGDVGRIWDYIVNTQVWRSIMRHGYPDTPRNRSLAIMSNVFLHLHPIRLRKSGLRVRYTWCMGGLTFFLFLVETITGLLLMFYYRPTAEYAYHDIVYLRADVALGTMREIHRWGAHAMVITIWLHMMRVFLTGAYKPPREFNWGVGVVLLVITLLLSFTGYLLPWDQLAMWAITVGTNMARATPLLGHEGPGAALIKVGDIGVVHMASDVRFGLLAGRFVGPPAILRFYVLHCVGFPLIAAFLIAVHFWRVRKDGGISGPL, from the coding sequence ATGGCGAAGAAGGGCGACGTCGGGCGAATCTGGGATTACATCGTCAACACGCAGGTGTGGCGCTCCATCATGCGCCACGGCTACCCGGACACCCCCCGGAACCGTTCGCTGGCGATCATGTCGAACGTGTTCCTGCATCTGCACCCCATCCGGCTGCGCAAGAGCGGCCTGCGGGTGCGGTACACGTGGTGCATGGGAGGGCTGACCTTTTTCCTCTTCCTCGTCGAGACGATCACCGGGCTGCTCCTGATGTTCTACTACCGCCCCACGGCGGAATACGCCTACCACGACATCGTGTACCTGCGGGCGGACGTGGCGCTGGGGACGATGCGCGAGATTCACCGGTGGGGCGCGCACGCGATGGTGATCACGATCTGGCTGCACATGATGCGTGTGTTTCTCACCGGCGCCTACAAGCCGCCCCGGGAGTTCAACTGGGGCGTGGGGGTGGTGCTTCTGGTGATCACGCTGCTGCTTTCGTTCACCGGATACCTCCTCCCGTGGGACCAGCTGGCCATGTGGGCGATTACGGTGGGGACGAACATGGCGCGGGCGACCCCGCTTCTGGGCCATGAGGGTCCGGGCGCCGCGCTCATCAAGGTCGGCGACATCGGCGTGGTGCACATGGCCAGCGACGTCCGGTTCGGCCTTCTGGCCGGACGGTTCGTGGGACCGCCGGCGATCCTGCGGTTCTACGTGCTGCACTGCGTGGGGTTCCCGCTGATCGCGGCGTTCTTGATCGCGGTTCACTTCTGGCGGGTGCGCAAGGACGGCGGCATCTCGGGCCCGCTGTAG
- a CDS encoding ATP-binding protein, giving the protein MTSGPELAERLRWFVRLRWWAVGGIVLAAVLVAALGMGVSWPILLALAGLLGGLNVAFGLLARRGAPPLALAWWQVVVDLAILTLALHVAGGIDNPFVFFYVFHVIIAAILLPRRTSYVVAALASLFYVAMAVLEHGELVPHADLGLGGWRDPRAVAASSLVLASTLFIATYLASTIMEGLRRKDEEMRRFHERLLQTEKLAGLGQLAAGIAHELNTPLASIAGYAEELAELSRGNGEKIVRYTDVIRSQTERCRAITRSLLNFARKSEFRLQPVDVNALLREAIDYLRFKKRQERLEIVTELGPAPPVQADPGQLLQVFLSVLVNAADAVEPEGGTIRVESSGGRDVRVRIADTGCGIPPENLKKIFEPFFTTKGPGQGTGLGLSLSYGIVRQLGGSIEVRSEVGQGTEVLIVLPAGEPARER; this is encoded by the coding sequence ATGACGTCCGGCCCGGAGCTGGCGGAGCGGCTGCGCTGGTTCGTCCGCCTGAGGTGGTGGGCGGTCGGCGGGATCGTCCTGGCGGCCGTCCTTGTGGCCGCGCTGGGAATGGGGGTCTCGTGGCCCATCCTGCTGGCCTTGGCCGGCCTTCTCGGGGGGCTCAACGTCGCCTTCGGGCTGCTCGCGCGCCGCGGCGCGCCGCCCCTGGCCCTGGCCTGGTGGCAGGTGGTGGTGGATCTGGCGATCCTCACCCTGGCCCTCCACGTGGCCGGCGGCATCGACAACCCTTTCGTCTTCTTCTACGTCTTCCACGTCATCATCGCCGCCATCCTCCTGCCCCGGCGCACGTCGTACGTCGTGGCGGCGCTGGCCTCGCTGTTCTATGTCGCCATGGCGGTTCTGGAGCACGGGGAACTCGTGCCCCACGCGGATCTGGGGCTGGGCGGCTGGCGCGATCCCCGCGCGGTGGCCGCCTCGTCGCTCGTCCTGGCCTCGACGCTCTTCATCGCCACGTATCTCGCCTCGACCATCATGGAGGGCCTGCGCCGCAAGGACGAGGAGATGCGCCGCTTCCACGAACGGCTGCTTCAGACCGAAAAGCTCGCCGGGCTGGGGCAGCTCGCCGCCGGAATCGCCCACGAGCTCAACACGCCGCTCGCCTCGATCGCCGGCTACGCCGAGGAGCTGGCGGAGCTTTCGCGCGGCAACGGAGAGAAGATCGTCCGGTACACCGACGTCATCCGGTCGCAGACCGAACGCTGCCGCGCCATCACGCGGAGCCTTCTCAACTTCGCCCGCAAGAGCGAGTTCCGCCTCCAGCCCGTGGACGTCAATGCCCTTCTTCGCGAGGCGATCGACTATCTGCGGTTCAAGAAGCGCCAGGAGCGCCTGGAGATCGTGACGGAGCTGGGACCGGCGCCTCCGGTGCAGGCGGACCCCGGCCAGCTTCTGCAGGTTTTTCTTTCGGTCCTCGTCAACGCGGCCGACGCCGTGGAGCCGGAGGGCGGCACGATCCGGGTGGAAAGCTCCGGCGGCCGGGACGTGCGCGTCCGGATCGCCGACACCGGCTGCGGCATCCCGCCGGAGAATCTCAAGAAGATCTTCGAGCCCTTCTTCACGACCAAGGGACCGGGCCAGGGGACCGGCCTGGGGCTTTCCCTGAGCTACGGGATCGTCCGCCAGCTCGGCGGCTCGATCGAGGTGCGCAGCGAGGTGGGGCAGGGGACCGAGGTGCTGATCGTGCTGCCGGCGGGCGAGCCGGCGCGGGAGCGCTGA
- a CDS encoding HEAT repeat domain-containing protein, with the protein MTDDRELRQKIAAEAQTGSALDAGPGVRAFQFFLVPLLIVAVCVGVVAGMTYLVSNPRPAAEWLKDIRDGGPNTRPHAALQLAQALRRMKEPDPSLTPGIIEVYRSSRPDETELRRYLVNCLGTLRDPKASPFLLERVREEKDLELRAACLDALGAVKDPETLPELVKLLDDPDGVVRKYAAFNAGAVAERAPDRSGAVEALRRKLSDPRPDVGWNAALALAYFLEDGSGTDTLKKMLDRAYLRETIDPKDPNAEILAARVLVGACNAAARLRDASFLPLLRRLADDRREPDPDVRFIAHQAIQKIESR; encoded by the coding sequence TTGACCGACGATCGCGAGCTCCGCCAGAAGATCGCCGCCGAGGCGCAGACCGGGTCGGCCTTGGATGCGGGCCCGGGCGTGCGGGCCTTTCAGTTTTTCCTCGTGCCTCTCCTGATCGTCGCGGTTTGCGTGGGGGTGGTGGCGGGGATGACCTACCTCGTGTCGAACCCGCGTCCGGCGGCGGAATGGCTCAAGGACATCCGGGACGGGGGACCCAACACGCGCCCGCATGCGGCCCTTCAGCTGGCGCAGGCGCTGAGGCGGATGAAGGAGCCGGATCCGTCGCTGACGCCCGGAATCATCGAGGTCTATCGTTCCAGTCGTCCGGACGAGACGGAGCTTCGGCGCTATCTGGTGAACTGTCTGGGGACGCTCCGGGATCCGAAGGCGTCCCCTTTCCTGTTGGAGCGGGTCCGGGAGGAGAAGGATCTCGAGCTGCGGGCGGCATGTCTGGACGCGCTCGGGGCGGTCAAGGATCCCGAGACGCTGCCGGAACTCGTCAAATTGCTTGACGATCCGGACGGCGTCGTTAGAAAATACGCCGCCTTCAACGCGGGCGCCGTGGCGGAGCGCGCGCCGGATCGGTCCGGCGCCGTCGAAGCGCTGCGCCGGAAACTTTCGGACCCGCGGCCGGACGTGGGCTGGAACGCGGCGCTGGCGCTGGCTTACTTCCTGGAAGACGGCTCGGGGACGGACACCTTGAAGAAGATGCTCGACCGGGCGTATCTCCGGGAGACGATCGACCCGAAGGATCCGAACGCGGAGATTCTGGCGGCGCGGGTCCTGGTCGGAGCCTGCAACGCGGCCGCGCGCCTTCGGGACGCGAGCTTCCTGCCGCTTCTGCGCCGGCTGGCGGACGACCGCCGGGAGCCGGATCCCGACGTGCGGTTTATCGCCCATCAGGCGATCCAAAAGATCGAATCGAGGTGA
- a CDS encoding ubiquinol-cytochrome c reductase iron-sulfur subunit → MAEEQFTGDQVKDLRRKVPEPYSLVADYPPKITRRSFFMSWAGAAWTAFGAASGVGTLAMLRYMMPNVLFEPPQVFKAGKPEDYEWDKPDERFKQDKKTWIVKLSKDYNGRQKVLVALDTTCTHLGCTPNVLFSESKIKCPCHGSGFRFTGINFEGPAPRPLERYAVSIDPIDGQIVVDKNRKFQQEKGQWEDKASFIDLSTA, encoded by the coding sequence ATGGCCGAGGAACAGTTCACGGGCGATCAGGTGAAGGATCTTCGCCGCAAGGTCCCGGAGCCCTACAGCCTCGTGGCGGACTATCCGCCCAAGATCACGCGGCGGAGTTTTTTCATGTCGTGGGCGGGGGCGGCCTGGACCGCCTTCGGCGCCGCGTCGGGCGTGGGGACGCTGGCGATGCTGCGGTACATGATGCCGAACGTTCTTTTCGAGCCGCCGCAGGTCTTCAAGGCAGGCAAGCCCGAGGACTACGAGTGGGACAAGCCGGATGAGCGCTTCAAGCAGGACAAGAAGACCTGGATCGTGAAGCTCTCGAAGGACTATAACGGCCGCCAGAAGGTGCTCGTGGCGCTGGACACCACCTGCACCCACCTGGGCTGCACGCCGAACGTGCTTTTCAGCGAAAGCAAGATCAAGTGCCCCTGCCACGGCTCGGGCTTCCGGTTCACGGGCATCAATTTCGAAGGGCCGGCGCCGCGTCCCCTGGAGCGGTACGCCGTTTCGATCGATCCGATCGACGGACAGATCGTCGTGGACAAGAACCGGAAGTTCCAGCAGGAAAAGGGGCAGTGGGAGGACAAGGCTTCCTTCATCGATCTTTCCACGGCATAG